A genomic stretch from Deinococcus aquiradiocola includes:
- a CDS encoding ABC transporter substrate-binding protein, with protein MRTPPTHPARLVTLTLLLGLSAALTASAAPKKVSGYTSLGVTTGKSGGNLTLVLGDSPQSLNYYGAIDNNLGLVSQQLFDGLVEFNYATYKLEPALAESWTVSPDGKTYTFKLRQGVKWSDGEPFTADDVVFTYEQIIENPEARAGDAATFTQDGKKVNFEAVDKNTVKVTLQKPTPAFLLQMRNFIMPKHKLLKYSVQGGARSADINNAWPTNVAPAEVVGTGPFKLASYTAGQKVSLTRNANYWKVDARGTKLPYLDTLDFLIIRDPQAQVAQFLAGNVDQLNISGAQFPDLKQKEVSGAPFRVVRSTALFGSPPFVAFNFDAKDPALAKVFSDLRFRNAMQSALNRQRMIDTVYNGLAGLPGHGVAPANKDFYANTKSSLGTFDLGAAAAALDAMGLKDTDGDGVRNIAKGKNLEFDLTYGTDSSVYPAIATIIQNDFKQIGVKVNLQGILAKNLLSTGLSGNYEMILHAFGDQPDPELRRPIWEPGGALYYWHRSLQPATDGQTPNVARMFPWEKEIYTIFETAAVTPDRAKRKALYTRWQLLFAHNLPVIPLLKPENIGMISNKYGNYVYNLGVIPGYNPVPLIYQK; from the coding sequence ATGCGAACCCCCCCCACGCACCCCGCCCGGCTCGTCACCCTGACCCTGCTGCTCGGCCTGAGCGCCGCCCTCACCGCCAGCGCTGCCCCCAAGAAGGTCAGCGGCTACACCAGCCTCGGCGTCACCACCGGCAAGAGCGGCGGCAACCTCACCCTCGTGCTCGGCGACAGCCCCCAGAGCCTCAACTACTACGGCGCCATCGACAACAACCTCGGCCTCGTCTCGCAGCAGCTCTTCGACGGCCTCGTCGAATTCAACTACGCCACCTACAAGCTCGAACCCGCCCTCGCCGAAAGCTGGACCGTCTCCCCGGACGGCAAGACGTACACCTTCAAGCTGCGCCAGGGCGTGAAATGGAGCGACGGCGAACCCTTCACCGCCGACGACGTCGTCTTCACGTACGAGCAGATCATCGAGAACCCCGAAGCGCGCGCCGGCGACGCCGCCACCTTCACCCAGGACGGCAAGAAGGTCAACTTCGAAGCCGTCGACAAGAACACCGTCAAGGTCACGCTGCAGAAACCCACCCCCGCCTTCCTGCTGCAGATGCGCAACTTCATCATGCCCAAACACAAGCTGCTCAAGTACAGCGTGCAGGGCGGCGCCAGGAGCGCCGACATCAACAACGCCTGGCCCACCAACGTCGCGCCCGCCGAAGTGGTCGGCACCGGCCCCTTCAAGCTCGCGTCGTACACCGCCGGGCAGAAGGTCAGCCTCACCCGCAACGCCAACTACTGGAAGGTCGACGCCAGAGGCACCAAGCTCCCGTACCTCGACACGCTCGACTTCCTGATCATCCGCGACCCGCAGGCGCAGGTGGCCCAGTTCCTCGCCGGGAACGTCGACCAGCTGAACATCAGCGGCGCACAGTTCCCCGACCTCAAGCAGAAGGAAGTGTCCGGCGCGCCGTTCCGCGTCGTGCGCAGCACCGCCCTCTTCGGCAGCCCACCCTTCGTGGCCTTCAACTTCGACGCGAAAGACCCCGCGCTCGCCAAGGTCTTCAGCGACCTGCGTTTCCGGAACGCCATGCAGTCCGCCCTGAACCGCCAGCGCATGATCGACACCGTCTACAACGGCCTCGCCGGACTGCCCGGCCACGGCGTCGCGCCCGCCAACAAGGACTTCTACGCCAACACCAAATCCTCCCTCGGCACCTTCGACCTGGGGGCCGCGGCCGCCGCGCTCGACGCGATGGGCCTCAAAGACACCGACGGTGACGGCGTCCGCAACATCGCCAAGGGCAAGAACCTGGAATTCGACCTCACGTACGGCACCGACTCCAGCGTCTATCCCGCCATCGCCACCATCATCCAGAACGACTTCAAACAGATCGGCGTGAAGGTCAACCTGCAGGGCATCCTCGCCAAGAACCTCCTCTCCACCGGCCTGAGCGGCAACTACGAGATGATCCTGCACGCCTTCGGCGACCAGCCCGACCCGGAACTGCGCCGACCCATCTGGGAGCCGGGCGGCGCCCTGTACTACTGGCACCGCTCCCTGCAGCCCGCCACGGACGGCCAGACGCCGAACGTCGCCCGCATGTTCCCCTGGGAGAAGGAAATCTACACCATCTTCGAGACGGCCGCCGTCACCCCCGACCGCGCCAAACGCAAGGCGCTGTACACGCGCTGGCAGCTGCTCTTCGCGCACAACCTGCCGGTCATCCCGCTGCTGAAACCCGAGAACATCGGCATGATCAGCAACAAGTACGGCAACTACGTGTACAACCTCGGCGTGATCCCCGGCTACAACCCCGTCCCGCTCATCTACCAGAAGTGA
- a CDS encoding GNAT family N-acetyltransferase translates to MPHEAPNTGSPTVRAYRPADLTALYDICLRTGDSGRDAAHLYRDPMLLGHYYAAPYATLCPDTTFVLATPERVVGYVLGVPDSRDFETRSEREWFPLLRGLYPLPAADDQSRDARMTRALHRGYRAPDAAWLDRYPAHLHIDLLPEAQGGGHGRRLIGTLLGALRDLGVPGVHLGVGLTNTAAQGFYERLGFRDLERSEHARTLGLPASG, encoded by the coding sequence ATGCCGCACGAAGCCCCGAACACCGGCTCCCCCACCGTCCGCGCGTACCGCCCCGCCGACCTGACGGCCCTGTACGACATCTGCCTGCGGACCGGCGACAGCGGCCGGGACGCCGCGCACCTGTACCGCGACCCGATGCTGCTCGGGCACTATTACGCCGCGCCGTACGCCACCCTCTGCCCCGACACCACCTTCGTGCTCGCCACCCCGGAGCGCGTCGTCGGGTACGTGCTCGGCGTGCCGGACAGCCGCGACTTCGAGACGCGCAGCGAACGCGAGTGGTTCCCGCTGCTGCGCGGCCTGTACCCCCTGCCCGCGGCAGACGACCAGAGCCGCGACGCCCGCATGACCCGCGCCCTGCACCGCGGTTACCGTGCCCCGGACGCCGCCTGGCTGGACCGCTACCCCGCACACCTGCACATCGACCTGCTGCCGGAAGCGCAGGGCGGCGGGCACGGCCGCCGCCTGATCGGCACGCTGCTCGGGGCGCTGCGTGACCTGGGCGTGCCGGGCGTGCACCTCGGGGTGGGCCTCACGAACACGGCCGCGCAGGGCTTCTACGAACGGCTCGGCTTCCGCGACCTGGAGCGCAGCGAGCACGCGCGCACCCTGGGCCTCCCCGCTTCTGGCTGA
- a CDS encoding serine hydrolase domain-containing protein: protein MKGAAFTAAADLVRTAVHSGQVPGAALGLLRAGQAPVTAVYGAAQLDPARVPLTPDLTFDLASLTKVLFTLPEVLKLVQDGLADLDDPLSRHLPDMAWMGAPAVAAVTLRQCLTHTSGLPAHAPLYTWASAPETLRARVLQEPWPLGAHVYSDIGFMLLGQVLERVRGRPLRDFPLPAGLTFRPEADGSVATERCAWRGRVLRGEVHDENASAQGGVAGHAGLFGTLHGVLDAARALLDGTALTPAALAELRAPQTPTRALGWERRFPGWSGGSLCSPGTLGHTGFTGTGCWIDFERGYAWTLLTNNVHPSRHTARPLQPLRRAVGNVLAAGWQPG from the coding sequence ATGAAGGGTGCCGCATTCACGGCCGCCGCCGACCTCGTCCGGACCGCCGTGCACTCGGGCCAGGTGCCGGGCGCCGCGCTCGGCCTGCTGCGCGCCGGGCAGGCCCCCGTCACCGCCGTGTACGGCGCGGCGCAGCTCGACCCGGCCCGGGTGCCGCTCACGCCGGACCTGACCTTCGACCTCGCCAGCCTCACCAAGGTCCTCTTCACCCTTCCCGAGGTGCTGAAACTCGTGCAGGACGGTCTCGCGGACCTCGACGACCCGCTCTCCCGGCACCTGCCGGACATGGCCTGGATGGGCGCGCCCGCCGTGGCCGCCGTCACGCTCCGGCAGTGCCTGACGCACACGTCCGGCCTCCCGGCGCACGCGCCGCTCTACACCTGGGCCTCGGCACCTGAGACGCTGCGCGCCCGCGTGCTGCAGGAACCCTGGCCGCTCGGTGCGCACGTGTACTCCGACATCGGCTTCATGCTGCTCGGGCAGGTGCTGGAACGCGTGCGGGGCCGCCCGCTGCGCGACTTCCCGCTCCCGGCGGGCCTGACCTTCCGTCCCGAAGCGGACGGCTCGGTCGCCACTGAACGCTGCGCGTGGCGCGGCCGGGTGCTGCGCGGCGAGGTCCACGACGAGAACGCCTCCGCGCAGGGCGGCGTCGCCGGGCACGCCGGACTGTTCGGCACGCTGCACGGCGTGCTGGACGCCGCGCGGGCCCTGCTGGACGGCACGGCCCTCACGCCCGCCGCGCTCGCCGAACTGCGTGCCCCGCAGACCCCCACCCGCGCGCTCGGATGGGAGCGCCGCTTTCCCGGCTGGAGCGGCGGCAGCCTGTGCAGTCCCGGCACGCTCGGCCACACCGGCTTCACCGGCACCGGCTGCTGGATCGACTTCGAACGCGGGTACGCCTGGACGCTTCTCACGAACAATGTTCACCCGTCCCGGCACACGGCCCGGCCGCTGCAGCCGCTGCGCCGCGCCGTCGGGAACGTCCTCGCGGCAGGCTGGCAGCCCGGCTGA